From a single Vibrio toranzoniae genomic region:
- a CDS encoding PilZ domain-containing protein, translating into MQQSEILSVAERLIPAYHAEDFEFLLSQMTEGESPSLKLLVKMELNRIMAPCTKSIDLRGRIDNECRQFTLDGRKHWLDDIALNAYQRGTKKFKGYTEGTWELVMAPRTQQHHSAVKTASQDHHDITNANSPYEAEAINLGYDLKRQENRLKISSQVEITTSKGQSLHGVTVDISPSGAKFKVPSAFKYNLGEIISVKFTEMVEKSQEIDVNQTVEFRVLGIDESYENDAVKFLRTIKVSDTNIVARLLEESLNSSSKKTSHENQDRVIRTRTRGIEHTYLKHTCNLPLFFSGSELKLTLLTDNNHPLWQYWHDERNQQALGTLFNEQRMNLLAKPGVKGTSNVIYSFTHEHQNKTLFYSMMLPEASREQRQLFWHIGGKRKSWKTFKFSVFELSDSERQALAKHSNTLAQSSAQLTHCGILQEIGDHESAADYLLSEKPRIPSSELNRFRHPRTVVGNIKSIYFDSQTRRKEPRYQFKSPLQLTSQDGATASGQTLDISKRGLSITLEQPMVLKIDDPVLVNFNELQLYDKNLPLSIVPYHVIRVSPNGRKVQLVIEESAKTMRTIAFLNGLIDQNQSKLIKKQEILPTHSLLESLHNILLSKMVSSPIFIDKPGSTLRCKIIGVNFPLNKHLALLAKLGHNQKFSLEPIFKGHSNSLLAEPLKRIEGAKPKHHDVYIAAVKFGDKIQSVHTKLIKEFASAKERILFIKKAQHLGDVYVLRVTTAPIFNPLTSLFQSDLEELSRISMHQAKKLENEVTAFIGYGEVEDITDEVLIRLELTR; encoded by the coding sequence ATGCAGCAATCTGAAATTCTATCTGTAGCAGAACGTTTAATCCCGGCTTACCACGCCGAAGATTTCGAATTCCTTCTTTCTCAAATGACAGAAGGGGAATCGCCGTCTCTGAAGCTGCTCGTTAAAATGGAACTGAATCGTATCATGGCTCCGTGTACAAAGAGCATTGATTTACGCGGGCGCATTGATAATGAGTGTCGTCAATTCACTCTCGACGGCCGTAAGCACTGGCTCGATGACATTGCTTTAAACGCGTACCAGCGTGGTACTAAAAAATTTAAAGGCTATACCGAAGGCACGTGGGAGTTAGTCATGGCACCACGCACCCAGCAACACCACAGTGCTGTTAAAACCGCCTCTCAAGATCACCATGATATCACCAATGCTAATAGCCCATATGAAGCCGAGGCCATAAATCTAGGCTATGACTTAAAGCGCCAAGAAAACAGACTCAAAATCAGCTCACAGGTTGAAATCACCACCTCTAAGGGGCAAAGCTTACATGGGGTAACGGTTGATATCTCCCCATCGGGTGCCAAGTTTAAGGTGCCAAGCGCCTTTAAATACAATCTCGGTGAGATCATCAGTGTTAAGTTCACAGAGATGGTTGAAAAGTCGCAAGAAATCGATGTTAACCAAACCGTTGAATTTCGAGTTCTAGGCATTGATGAGTCTTACGAGAACGATGCTGTTAAATTTTTGAGAACGATCAAAGTAAGCGATACCAATATTGTGGCTCGCTTACTTGAAGAATCTTTAAATAGTTCAAGTAAAAAAACCAGCCATGAGAATCAAGACAGGGTTATTCGAACTCGTACTCGAGGGATTGAACACACTTATCTAAAACACACCTGTAATCTTCCCCTGTTCTTCAGTGGCAGTGAGTTAAAACTCACCCTACTCACGGACAACAACCACCCGCTATGGCAATATTGGCACGATGAAAGGAACCAGCAAGCTCTGGGGACCTTGTTCAACGAACAACGCATGAATTTACTGGCTAAGCCTGGTGTTAAAGGTACAAGTAACGTCATCTACTCATTCACCCACGAACATCAGAATAAGACCTTGTTCTACTCGATGATGCTACCTGAAGCTTCTCGTGAACAAAGACAACTGTTCTGGCACATCGGAGGGAAACGTAAGAGTTGGAAGACATTCAAATTTTCTGTTTTCGAACTATCAGATAGTGAGCGACAAGCCTTGGCCAAGCATTCAAATACGCTAGCTCAAAGCTCTGCGCAATTGACCCACTGCGGCATTTTGCAGGAAATAGGCGATCACGAAAGTGCTGCTGACTATCTATTGAGTGAAAAACCACGGATTCCAAGCAGTGAACTGAATCGCTTCCGCCACCCACGTACCGTGGTTGGGAATATTAAAAGCATCTACTTTGATTCCCAAACTCGTCGTAAAGAGCCGAGATACCAATTTAAGTCACCGTTGCAACTCACATCACAAGATGGCGCGACAGCGAGCGGGCAAACCTTAGACATCTCGAAACGTGGACTCAGCATTACTCTTGAACAACCGATGGTACTCAAGATTGATGATCCGGTATTGGTCAACTTCAATGAGCTACAGCTTTACGACAAAAACTTGCCTCTAAGCATTGTCCCTTATCACGTAATTCGAGTAAGCCCGAACGGTCGCAAAGTGCAATTAGTTATCGAAGAGAGCGCTAAAACAATGCGTACTATCGCCTTTCTCAATGGGCTTATTGATCAGAACCAGAGTAAGTTAATTAAGAAACAAGAAATACTACCAACGCATTCACTCCTCGAATCGTTGCACAATATATTGCTTAGCAAGATGGTCAGCAGCCCAATATTCATTGATAAACCTGGCTCAACGCTGCGCTGTAAGATCATTGGTGTAAACTTTCCATTGAATAAGCATCTCGCGCTACTCGCCAAACTAGGACACAACCAAAAGTTCTCACTCGAACCTATTTTCAAAGGACACTCTAACTCGCTATTGGCTGAGCCACTGAAAAGAATTGAAGGTGCAAAGCCTAAACACCATGATGTCTACATTGCCGCAGTTAAGTTTGGTGACAAAATACAATCAGTACATACTAAATTGATCAAAGAATTCGCTTCAGCAAAAGAAAGGATCTTATTCATTAAAAAGGCACAACATTTAGGTGATGTGTACGTGCTAAGAGTAACGACCGCGCCAATTTTTAATCCGCTGACGAGCCTGTTCCAATCGGATTTAGAAGAGCTCTCAAGAATTAGCATGCATCAAGCAAAGAAATTGGAGAACGAGGTCACCGCTTTTATTGGTTATGGCGAAGTAGAAGATATTACCGATGAAGTGTTGATTCGATTGGAGCTGACGCGCTAA